One Vespula pensylvanica isolate Volc-1 chromosome 3, ASM1446617v1, whole genome shotgun sequence DNA window includes the following coding sequences:
- the LOC122627464 gene encoding protein unc-13 homolog 4B-like isoform X7 has protein sequence MEVQFCLNKNIEELYTALVYMTQHQIGYDVSNECAQEALLNHLQNAFKIDNETHERILEETQNMEAPEMHLNVEVIEAKELVSKDANGKSDPFCALYLESAPTRRYNTAVKTSTLSPIWEEHFELPLEDPENDVLSLEVWDFDAAETVPEKISKVKDIKGVRGLVKLAKEIAVTATTGSHDNEFIGRCRIPLKDIPTTGHMMWYPLEKKNKSKRRGVVKLKLAFSAEHNAQVAAQEHRHLLRVLLLYELETEKVEKYCWCGRWSGPAEALILQHSAQRGLLARNIALAQWIEYARIHQEHPLNFMVFNKLIVDLLRPMDNGLFSTDETKLFWDATRKLLYSCLNSIRKIRRLVLGDKNAITQLSAILGILSSIATLKIPEDFDLFLAKMYPWFPEPDGTKLDVIQGLENTVIQGGVEWFDHITSNTTPETKSDEDALRYQIKVIQLIRADLQRSIDYYDKLFIKKINFPYARTLYIMYEKKISDMCMEAVEDVCARLKRIEVDSNNDSELTLGTTLFELYLTLQRYAMLGHIVCAEGQLESMKIQNYHDWFRAGVAHWLDIAVYKAIKRIDRAVEFDTLQAIDNTVKYTSSAVDTLTIFYQIKVFWTQLAWPDVEGSYTFVTKIIDDICKCSIAYADKMATKAETTTDLEQLTESSVYEKKFLVSNAWCFAINNIDYIRTSIGPLANDLGLQGIVDALGENKTEEEADRCKQTLQLIIANAADTVKNKIIELLEVVAHKMAPAMKRYLMEGAELIDTTSNAMDRLLQYLDSNLTILHDNLSQDNFERVLLVIWEIMSETLYQLVHSNLEKRRPPSFYSNLHRTLHTLIRFFNLGADETSNVQVLEKIEELLKLHGLETAELIHRYNQDRLKEQKEMEETIYGLLTVKACFLNNSLNIQVLNARNLRPMDSNGDFIGKLSTLERKLHSKSKQRLKEGKKSKCDSYVKIRLLPEEKFTDNKTPKTHVQKETLFPLFDETFNIPLTEEQRVIEDAIVAFEIKDKDFLRTRFMAEAFLSFREIPEVGPEKGMELMEQIHLKLSRPTNKSTDVIRALEHRKGDNQAMDFISKMHNKSNTK, from the exons ATCGAGGAACTTTATACTGCCCTTGTGTATATGACACAACATCAAATCGGCTACGACGTTTCTAATGAGTGTGCACAAGAAGCTCTGTTAAATCATCTGCAAAATGCATTCAAAATCGACAATGAAACTCATGAGAGAATTTTGGAAGAAACGCAAAACATGGAG gCTCCAGAAATGCATCTCAATGTAGAAGTGATAGAAGCCAAGGAATTGGTATCCAAAGATGCTAATGGAAAAAGTGATCCGTTTTGCGCTCTTTATCTCGAATCAGCTCCTACTAGGAGATACAACACGGCTGTAAAAACGTCCACCCTTAGTCCAATATGGGAAGAACACTTTGAATT ACCTTTAGAGGATCCAGAAAACGATGTTCTATCCCTGGAAGTTTG ggATTTCGATGCAGCTGAAACTGTGCCTGAGAAAATAAGTAAAGTTAAAGATATTAAAGGTGTTCGTGGTCTCGTGAAACTTGCTAAGGAAATCGCCGTAACAGCCACCACTGGTAGTCacgataatgaatttattgGACGTTGTCGAATACCTTTAAag gaTATTCCAACGACTGGACACATGATGTGGTATCCtttggagaaaaagaataaatccaAAAGACGAGGAgtcgttaaattaaaattggcTTTTAGCGCGGAACATAATGCGCAAGTTGCTGCTCAGGAACATAGACATTTACTCAGAGTTTTGTTGCTATACGAACTTGAGACCGAAAAGGTCGAAAAATATTGTTGGTGTGGTCGATGGTCAGGTCCAGCAGAAGCTTTGATCCTCCAACATAGTGCACAACGTGGTCTCTTAGCTAGAAATATTGCTCTAGCACAATGGATCGAATATGCTAGAATTCATCAAGAACATCCACTTAATTTTAtggtttttaataaattgatagTCGATTTATTAAGACCTATGGATAATGGATTATTTTCTACGGACGAAACCAAACTATTTTGGGATGCAACAAGGAAACTACTGTATTCTTGTTTAAACAGTATAAGGAAAATAAGGAGATTAGTTTTAGGAGATAAAAATGCCATAACACAGTTATCAGCTATTTTAgg aaTATTATCGTCTATTGCCACTCTGAAAATTCCTGaagattttgatttatttcttgcaAAGATGTATCCTTGGTTTCCAGAACCAGATGGTACGAAATTGGATGTTATTCAAGGTTTAGAGAACACAGTTATACAAGGCGGTGTCGAATG gTTTGACCACATAACAAGTAATACTACTCCGGAAACTAAATCGGACGAAGATGCATTAAGATATCAAATTAAAGTAATCCAGTTAATCAGAGCAGATTTACAAAGATCTATAGATTATTACGACAAGCTGTTCATCAA aaaaattaatttccctTATGCAAGAACGTTATACAttatgtatgaaaaaaaaataagtgacATGTGCATGGAGGCTGTGGAAGATGTATGTGCAAGGTTAAAACGTATAGAAGtcgatagtaataatgattctGAGCTAACTCTTGGTACAACTTTGTTCGAACTCTATCTCACGCTTCAACGATATGCTAT GCTGGGCCATATAGTCTGCGCCGAAGGACAATTGGaatcaatgaaaatacaaaattatcacGACTGGTTTAGAGCTGGTGTAGCACATTGGTTGGATATTGCAGTATACAAGGCTATAAAACGAATCGATAGAGCTGTTGAGTTTGATACATTACAGGCTATTGATAATACTGTGAAATACACATCCAGTGCAGTTGATACATTGAcgattttttatcaaatcaaAGTTTTCTGGACACAACTGGCATGGCCTGATGTTGAAGGATCTTATACGTTTGTCACTAAAATTATAGAC GATATTTGTAAATGTTCCATTGCATACGCTGATAAAATGGCTACGAAGGCAGAGACTACAACAGATTTAGAACAACTTACCGAAAGTAGCGTCtatgagaaaaaattcttGGTATCTAATGCTTGGTGCTTtgctattaataatatcgattatatcagAACATCGATCGGTCCATTGGCCAATGATTTAGGCCTTCAAGGTATCGTCGATGCTTTAGGAGAAAACAAAACTGAAGAAGAGGCTGATCGTTGCAAACAAACACTTCAATTAATCATTGCTAATGCGGCAGACactgtgaaaaataaaattattgaattgtTAGAAGTTGTTGCTCACAAAATGGCACCTGCTATGAAaag GTATCTAATGGAAGGTGCAGAATTAATAGATACTACTAGTAATGCGATGGATCGACTTTTGCAATATCTTGATTCAAATTTAACTATATTACACGATAATCTTAGCCAGGATAACTTTGAAAGAGTTCTCCTAGTGATTTGGGAGATAATGTCTGAAACACTTTATCAATTAGTTCATAGTAATCTAGAA AAAAGAAGACCACCTTCATTCTACTCTAATCTACATCGGACACTTCATACACTCATTAGATTTTTCAATCTTGGTGCAGATGAAACGTCGAACGTGCAGGTTTTAGAGAAGATTGAAGAACTTTTGAAACTTCATGGTTTGGAAACAGCTGAGCTTATTCATCGATATAATCAAGATCGAttgaaagaacagaaagagatggaagaaacTATCTACGGTCTTCTCACTGTTAAAGCTTGCTTCCTGAACAATTCATTGAACATTCAAGTTCTCAATGCCAGAAATCTACGACCGATGGATAGTAATG gAGATTTTATAGGCAAGCTGTCTACTCTCGAGCGTAAACTGCACTCTAAATCTAAACAAAGActgaaagaagggaagaaaa gCAAATGTGATTCTTACGTAAAAATAAGATTGTTGCcggaagaaaaatttactgATAACAAGACACCAAAGACACACGTACAAAAGGAAActttgtttcctcttttcgaTGAAACTTTTAACAT TCCTCTTACCGAAGAACAACGAGTTATAGAGGATGCCATAGTGgcttttgaaataaaagacaaagatTTCTTACGAACTAGATTTATGGCTGAAGCCTTTTTATCATTCCGTGAAATTCCAGAAGTGGGACCAGAAAAAGGAATGGAATTAATGGAACAAATTCATTTGAAACTTTCACGGCCAACTAACAAAa gTACGGACGTAATTCGAGCCTTGGAACATAGAAAAGGAGACAACCAAGCAATGGATTTCATATCTAAGATGCATAATAAATCcaatacaaaataa
- the LOC122627464 gene encoding protein unc-13 homolog 4B-like isoform X8 — protein MTQHQIGYDVSNECAQEALLNHLQNAFKIDNETHERILEETQNMEAPEMHLNVEVIEAKELVSKDANGKSDPFCALYLESAPTRRYNTAVKTSTLSPIWEEHFELPLEDPENDVLSLEVWDFDAAETVPEKISKVKDIKGVRGLVKLAKEIAVTATTGSHDNEFIGRCRIPLKDIPTTGHMMWYPLEKKNKSKRRGVVKLKLAFSAEHNAQVAAQEHRHLLRVLLLYELETEKVEKYCWCGRWSGPAEALILQHSAQRGLLARNIALAQWIEYARIHQEHPLNFMVFNKLIVDLLRPMDNGLFSTDETKLFWDATRKLLYSCLNSIRKIRRLVLGDKNAITQLSAILGILSSIATLKIPEDFDLFLAKMYPWFPEPDGTKLDVIQGLENTVIQGGVEWFDHITSNTTPETKSDEDALRYQIKVIQLIRADLQRSIDYYDKLFIKKINFPYARTLYIMYEKKISDMCMEAVEDVCARLKRIEVDSNNDSELTLGTTLFELYLTLQRYAMLGHIVCAEGQLESMKIQNYHDWFRAGVAHWLDIAVYKAIKRIDRAVEFDTLQAIDNTVKYTSSAVDTLTIFYQIKVFWTQLAWPDVEGSYTFVTKIIDDICKCSIAYADKMATKAETTTDLEQLTESSVYEKKFLVSNAWCFAINNIDYIRTSIGPLANDLGLQGIVDALGENKTEEEADRCKQTLQLIIANAADTVKNKIIELLEVVAHKMAPAMKRYLMEGAELIDTTSNAMDRLLQYLDSNLTILHDNLSQDNFERVLLVIWEIMSETLYQLVHSNLEKRRPPSFYSNLHRTLHTLIRFFNLGADETSNVQVLEKIEELLKLHGLETAELIHRYNQDRLKEQKEMEETIYGLLTVKACFLNNSLNIQVLNARNLRPMDSNGDFIGKLSTLERKLHSKSKQRLKEGKKSKCDSYVKIRLLPEEKFTDNKTPKTHVQKETLFPLFDETFNIPLTEEQRVIEDAIVAFEIKDKDFLRTRFMAEAFLSFREIPEVGPEKGMELMEQIHLKLSRPTNKSTDVIRALEHRKGDNQAMDFISKMHNKSNTK, from the exons ATGACACAACATCAAATCGGCTACGACGTTTCTAATGAGTGTGCACAAGAAGCTCTGTTAAATCATCTGCAAAATGCATTCAAAATCGACAATGAAACTCATGAGAGAATTTTGGAAGAAACGCAAAACATGGAG gCTCCAGAAATGCATCTCAATGTAGAAGTGATAGAAGCCAAGGAATTGGTATCCAAAGATGCTAATGGAAAAAGTGATCCGTTTTGCGCTCTTTATCTCGAATCAGCTCCTACTAGGAGATACAACACGGCTGTAAAAACGTCCACCCTTAGTCCAATATGGGAAGAACACTTTGAATT ACCTTTAGAGGATCCAGAAAACGATGTTCTATCCCTGGAAGTTTG ggATTTCGATGCAGCTGAAACTGTGCCTGAGAAAATAAGTAAAGTTAAAGATATTAAAGGTGTTCGTGGTCTCGTGAAACTTGCTAAGGAAATCGCCGTAACAGCCACCACTGGTAGTCacgataatgaatttattgGACGTTGTCGAATACCTTTAAag gaTATTCCAACGACTGGACACATGATGTGGTATCCtttggagaaaaagaataaatccaAAAGACGAGGAgtcgttaaattaaaattggcTTTTAGCGCGGAACATAATGCGCAAGTTGCTGCTCAGGAACATAGACATTTACTCAGAGTTTTGTTGCTATACGAACTTGAGACCGAAAAGGTCGAAAAATATTGTTGGTGTGGTCGATGGTCAGGTCCAGCAGAAGCTTTGATCCTCCAACATAGTGCACAACGTGGTCTCTTAGCTAGAAATATTGCTCTAGCACAATGGATCGAATATGCTAGAATTCATCAAGAACATCCACTTAATTTTAtggtttttaataaattgatagTCGATTTATTAAGACCTATGGATAATGGATTATTTTCTACGGACGAAACCAAACTATTTTGGGATGCAACAAGGAAACTACTGTATTCTTGTTTAAACAGTATAAGGAAAATAAGGAGATTAGTTTTAGGAGATAAAAATGCCATAACACAGTTATCAGCTATTTTAgg aaTATTATCGTCTATTGCCACTCTGAAAATTCCTGaagattttgatttatttcttgcaAAGATGTATCCTTGGTTTCCAGAACCAGATGGTACGAAATTGGATGTTATTCAAGGTTTAGAGAACACAGTTATACAAGGCGGTGTCGAATG gTTTGACCACATAACAAGTAATACTACTCCGGAAACTAAATCGGACGAAGATGCATTAAGATATCAAATTAAAGTAATCCAGTTAATCAGAGCAGATTTACAAAGATCTATAGATTATTACGACAAGCTGTTCATCAA aaaaattaatttccctTATGCAAGAACGTTATACAttatgtatgaaaaaaaaataagtgacATGTGCATGGAGGCTGTGGAAGATGTATGTGCAAGGTTAAAACGTATAGAAGtcgatagtaataatgattctGAGCTAACTCTTGGTACAACTTTGTTCGAACTCTATCTCACGCTTCAACGATATGCTAT GCTGGGCCATATAGTCTGCGCCGAAGGACAATTGGaatcaatgaaaatacaaaattatcacGACTGGTTTAGAGCTGGTGTAGCACATTGGTTGGATATTGCAGTATACAAGGCTATAAAACGAATCGATAGAGCTGTTGAGTTTGATACATTACAGGCTATTGATAATACTGTGAAATACACATCCAGTGCAGTTGATACATTGAcgattttttatcaaatcaaAGTTTTCTGGACACAACTGGCATGGCCTGATGTTGAAGGATCTTATACGTTTGTCACTAAAATTATAGAC GATATTTGTAAATGTTCCATTGCATACGCTGATAAAATGGCTACGAAGGCAGAGACTACAACAGATTTAGAACAACTTACCGAAAGTAGCGTCtatgagaaaaaattcttGGTATCTAATGCTTGGTGCTTtgctattaataatatcgattatatcagAACATCGATCGGTCCATTGGCCAATGATTTAGGCCTTCAAGGTATCGTCGATGCTTTAGGAGAAAACAAAACTGAAGAAGAGGCTGATCGTTGCAAACAAACACTTCAATTAATCATTGCTAATGCGGCAGACactgtgaaaaataaaattattgaattgtTAGAAGTTGTTGCTCACAAAATGGCACCTGCTATGAAaag GTATCTAATGGAAGGTGCAGAATTAATAGATACTACTAGTAATGCGATGGATCGACTTTTGCAATATCTTGATTCAAATTTAACTATATTACACGATAATCTTAGCCAGGATAACTTTGAAAGAGTTCTCCTAGTGATTTGGGAGATAATGTCTGAAACACTTTATCAATTAGTTCATAGTAATCTAGAA AAAAGAAGACCACCTTCATTCTACTCTAATCTACATCGGACACTTCATACACTCATTAGATTTTTCAATCTTGGTGCAGATGAAACGTCGAACGTGCAGGTTTTAGAGAAGATTGAAGAACTTTTGAAACTTCATGGTTTGGAAACAGCTGAGCTTATTCATCGATATAATCAAGATCGAttgaaagaacagaaagagatggaagaaacTATCTACGGTCTTCTCACTGTTAAAGCTTGCTTCCTGAACAATTCATTGAACATTCAAGTTCTCAATGCCAGAAATCTACGACCGATGGATAGTAATG gAGATTTTATAGGCAAGCTGTCTACTCTCGAGCGTAAACTGCACTCTAAATCTAAACAAAGActgaaagaagggaagaaaa gCAAATGTGATTCTTACGTAAAAATAAGATTGTTGCcggaagaaaaatttactgATAACAAGACACCAAAGACACACGTACAAAAGGAAActttgtttcctcttttcgaTGAAACTTTTAACAT TCCTCTTACCGAAGAACAACGAGTTATAGAGGATGCCATAGTGgcttttgaaataaaagacaaagatTTCTTACGAACTAGATTTATGGCTGAAGCCTTTTTATCATTCCGTGAAATTCCAGAAGTGGGACCAGAAAAAGGAATGGAATTAATGGAACAAATTCATTTGAAACTTTCACGGCCAACTAACAAAa gTACGGACGTAATTCGAGCCTTGGAACATAGAAAAGGAGACAACCAAGCAATGGATTTCATATCTAAGATGCATAATAAATCcaatacaaaataa